The Sphaerospermopsis torques-reginae ITEP-024 genome has a window encoding:
- a CDS encoding protein jag: MSEISMQRGEEWLTQLLQLTGISTNVKGNLGAAPTLGAVSQEPDSYWLTIDESNLMPEQIKVLIGAGGSVLDAMQYLANSVLNLHQPEHEQTSYTIELNGYRVRRQAEITALARTAAQEVRFSGREVEIRSLSSAERRQVHSFLKEFPDLETFSRGKEPHRNLVVRPATEPPTDPGY, from the coding sequence ATGAGTGAAATTTCTATGCAGCGTGGTGAAGAATGGTTAACACAATTGCTGCAACTTACTGGAATCTCTACTAATGTTAAAGGTAATTTAGGGGCTGCTCCTACTCTGGGGGCAGTTTCTCAAGAACCTGATAGCTATTGGTTGACTATTGATGAATCGAATTTGATGCCAGAACAAATCAAAGTTTTGATTGGTGCTGGTGGTTCTGTGTTAGATGCTATGCAGTATCTAGCTAATTCGGTGCTAAATTTGCATCAGCCAGAACATGAGCAGACATCTTATACCATTGAGTTGAATGGCTACCGTGTCAGACGACAAGCGGAAATAACTGCTTTAGCTAGAACTGCGGCTCAAGAAGTGCGTTTTTCTGGACGTGAGGTGGAAATTAGATCCCTCAGTTCAGCGGAAAGGCGACAAGTTCACAGCTTTTTAAAGGAATTTCCTGATTTGGAAACCTTTAGCCGTGGTAAAGAACCCCATCGTAATTTAGTAGTTCGTCCTGCCACTGAACCACCAACAGATCCCGGCTATTAA
- a CDS encoding ABC transporter substrate-binding protein → MKFIRIRFFNSTQRMFTTVIILISCFLFLFSCQQNIQKDNNIIHVTLWQGINPPVNRDVFNKLVDQFNQENSHIHVDSIFTGTPEEQLPKILTAVVGNAAPDILNFSAQITGQLVELGAVEPLDDWFNQSAAKSEIYPQVIEELQLDDHLWSVPLYTANLGIFYRNDLFKKAGISETPKNWQELREVAKKLTIDRNGDQRPEQYGILLPLGKQEWTVFSWFPFLLGAGGEILNNNHPNLNNPDAIQALQFWQDLIKDGSATLSPPERGYEEDAFIQGRVAMQITGPWTYIKNSNVDFGVFPIPENKVRATVIGNGNFYLMKTTPEKQKAALKFLEFVVSEQFQTEWAMGTGFLPVNIKSAQSPEYQEYLKSRPWLKVFVEQMSVAGSRPTLAGYSRISDSLGRAIEATLLGKSSAEVALKQAQERLDVIWGEK, encoded by the coding sequence ATGAAATTTATCAGGATTCGGTTTTTTAATTCCACTCAGAGGATGTTCACAACGGTAATCATCTTGATTTCTTGTTTCCTATTTCTATTTAGTTGTCAGCAGAATATTCAAAAAGATAATAATATCATTCATGTGACTTTATGGCAAGGAATTAACCCGCCAGTGAATCGGGATGTATTCAATAAATTAGTAGATCAATTTAATCAGGAAAATTCTCATATTCATGTAGACTCAATTTTCACAGGTACACCAGAGGAACAATTACCGAAAATATTAACCGCAGTGGTAGGTAATGCGGCTCCAGATATTTTAAATTTTTCTGCCCAAATAACTGGACAGTTAGTAGAATTAGGAGCAGTTGAACCTTTAGATGATTGGTTTAATCAATCAGCGGCCAAATCGGAAATTTATCCGCAAGTGATAGAGGAATTACAATTAGATGATCACCTCTGGTCAGTTCCTCTTTATACTGCTAATCTGGGCATTTTTTACCGAAATGATTTATTTAAAAAAGCGGGAATTAGTGAAACTCCTAAAAACTGGCAAGAATTAAGGGAAGTTGCCAAAAAATTAACTATTGATCGCAACGGCGATCAACGTCCAGAACAATATGGAATTTTATTACCTTTGGGCAAGCAAGAATGGACTGTTTTTAGTTGGTTTCCCTTTTTATTAGGTGCAGGTGGTGAAATATTAAATAATAACCATCCTAATTTAAATAATCCAGATGCTATTCAAGCATTACAATTTTGGCAAGACTTAATTAAAGATGGTTCAGCAACTCTTTCTCCCCCGGAAAGAGGCTATGAAGAAGATGCTTTTATTCAAGGTCGTGTAGCGATGCAAATTACTGGACCCTGGACTTATATTAAAAACTCTAATGTTGATTTTGGTGTGTTTCCCATTCCTGAAAATAAAGTACGGGCGACAGTCATAGGTAATGGCAATTTTTATTTAATGAAAACTACACCGGAAAAACAAAAAGCGGCTTTAAAATTTTTAGAATTTGTTGTTAGTGAACAATTTCAAACAGAATGGGCAATGGGTACTGGTTTTTTACCTGTAAATATCAAATCTGCACAAAGCCCAGAATATCAAGAATACCTTAAATCCAGACCTTGGTTAAAAGTGTTTGTAGAGCAAATGTCTGTGGCTGGTTCTCGTCCTACGTTAGCTGGATATAGTCGCATTTCTGATAGTTTAGGTAGAGCAATTGAAGCAACATTATTAGGTAAATCTTCTGCGGAAGTTGCTTTAAAACAAGCTCAGGAACGGTTAGACGTGATTTGGGGAGAAAAATAG
- the yidC gene encoding membrane protein insertase YidC has translation MDFGIGFLSNNVMLPIIDFFYGFFPSYGLAIVALTLIIRFALYPLSAGSIRSMRRMRIVQPLMQKRMAEIKERYKDDPQKQQEEMVNVQKEFGNPLAGCLPLLLQMPVLLALFATLRGSPFAGVNYSVNLQIFPSEQIERIQPQAFATPPQNIYIADGDHTKITAILPGGNKLAVGEKTKIQYQTMEGKPFDALLAEHPETKLTPEWKITKGEDRIKIDAEGNIEALQPGDVTIQGTIPGLAADKGFLFIDALGRVGAIDPDGVVHWDIVGMIVFFGISLYFSQMLSGQNSSGGNPQQDTVNKITPVIFSGMFLFFPLPAGVLMYMVIGNVFQTLQTYILSREPLPEELQKIVAIQEKEQQAATVEVKALPFEPKSSKKKATG, from the coding sequence ATGGATTTTGGTATCGGGTTTCTCTCGAACAACGTAATGTTGCCAATCATAGACTTTTTCTATGGTTTTTTTCCTAGCTATGGATTGGCGATCGTTGCTTTAACATTAATCATTCGGTTTGCACTCTATCCCCTGAGTGCAGGTTCTATTCGCAGTATGCGACGGATGCGAATAGTACAACCTCTCATGCAAAAGCGGATGGCGGAAATTAAAGAACGCTATAAAGACGATCCGCAAAAGCAGCAAGAGGAAATGGTCAATGTCCAAAAAGAGTTTGGCAACCCCTTAGCTGGATGTTTGCCCCTGCTGTTACAGATGCCAGTTTTACTAGCACTGTTTGCCACTTTGCGGGGTTCACCATTTGCAGGTGTGAACTACTCCGTTAACTTGCAAATCTTCCCATCCGAACAAATAGAACGCATTCAACCCCAAGCCTTTGCTACTCCTCCCCAAAATATTTACATTGCCGATGGGGATCACACCAAAATTACCGCTATCCTTCCTGGTGGTAATAAGTTGGCAGTGGGAGAAAAGACAAAGATTCAATATCAAACAATGGAGGGCAAACCCTTTGATGCACTCCTAGCAGAACATCCAGAAACAAAATTAACTCCTGAATGGAAAATAACCAAAGGAGAAGACAGAATCAAAATTGATGCCGAAGGCAATATCGAAGCCTTACAACCTGGAGATGTGACAATACAAGGAACAATTCCCGGACTGGCAGCAGATAAAGGATTTCTGTTTATTGATGCTTTAGGTAGGGTAGGGGCAATTGATCCAGATGGTGTAGTTCACTGGGATATTGTCGGCATGATAGTCTTCTTTGGCATCAGCTTGTACTTTAGCCAAATGCTGTCTGGGCAAAATTCCAGTGGTGGTAATCCACAACAGGATACAGTTAATAAAATTACACCTGTGATCTTTTCGGGAATGTTTTTGTTCTTCCCGCTACCCGCTGGTGTACTCATGTACATGGTAATTGGTAACGTTTTCCAAACCCTGCAAACCTACATTCTTTCCCGCGAACCTCTACCAGAGGAACTGCAAAAAATTGTAGCTATCCAGGAAAAGGAACAACAAGCGGCAACTGTAGAGGTTAAAGCTTTGCCCTTTGAACCAAAAAGTTCCAAGAAAAAGGCTACAGGCTAA
- a CDS encoding YceD family protein: MDAIFIPQLTKAPERTEEIQVNESLPGLETLTPVRGTIRVQHQGNYLEVSGQAESIITCTCNRCLQQYNQRLAVNTKEIIWLDANANQVEDLPLEREVAIEDLVETLSPDGYFYPSEWLYEQMCLAIPQRQLCDRNCPGILDNTAADAGAEKQVDRRWSALESLKKQLPE, from the coding sequence ATGGACGCTATTTTTATTCCGCAGCTAACTAAAGCCCCGGAACGGACAGAGGAAATTCAAGTGAACGAGTCTCTGCCTGGGCTAGAAACTTTAACCCCTGTGCGTGGAACTATCCGCGTACAGCACCAGGGTAATTATTTAGAAGTTTCTGGTCAGGCAGAATCAATTATTACTTGTACCTGTAACCGCTGTTTGCAGCAATATAATCAACGTTTGGCTGTGAATACTAAAGAAATTATTTGGTTAGATGCTAATGCTAATCAAGTTGAAGATTTACCATTAGAAAGGGAAGTTGCTATAGAAGATTTAGTAGAAACGCTTTCACCTGATGGTTATTTTTATCCTAGTGAATGGCTGTATGAGCAGATGTGTTTAGCTATTCCTCAACGTCAATTGTGCGATCGCAATTGTCCGGGTATTTTAGATAATACTGCTGCTGATGCTGGTGCTGAAAAGCAGGTTGATAGACGTTGGTCTGCTTTGGAAAGTTTGAAAAAACAACTTCCTGAATAG
- a CDS encoding PH domain-containing protein, with product MGIREEVYYEGGPHIGDLILNLLIGLTVVGLPLTIGAIVRALWLRFKITDRRVAVMGGWLGRDRTDVIYSEIVKVVKVPRGIGLWGDMVLTLKNGNRLEMRAIPNFREVYDYISEKVAAKNPQYTAAQK from the coding sequence ATGGGTATTCGTGAAGAAGTTTATTATGAAGGTGGTCCCCATATTGGGGATTTGATTCTGAATTTATTGATTGGGCTAACGGTTGTGGGTTTACCATTAACTATTGGAGCGATAGTTAGAGCGTTATGGTTACGTTTTAAAATCACTGATCGGCGAGTTGCTGTCATGGGTGGTTGGCTAGGACGCGATCGCACCGACGTGATTTACTCAGAAATAGTCAAAGTGGTAAAAGTTCCCCGTGGTATTGGCTTATGGGGAGATATGGTCCTAACCCTGAAAAACGGTAATCGCTTAGAAATGCGAGCTATTCCTAATTTTCGGGAAGTTTATGACTACATTAGTGAAAAAGTAGCTGCTAAAAATCCCCAATATACTGCTGCTCAAAAGTAG
- a CDS encoding serine/threonine-protein kinase: protein MRQCLNPDCLFSNPDSFQFCQKCGSKLLLKERYAPLSILGQGGFGRTFLAIDEDKPSKPFCVIKQFLPQAQGTDSIEKASQLFAQEAQRLEELGKHPQIPELMAYFTYDNRQYLVQEFVKGETLQTELDKNGVFSEQQIKNLLIEVLQILDFVHSKQVIHRDIKPENMILSSDKKLFLVDFGAAKIVKPQQRTATGTIIGTAEYCAPEQSIGKPLFISDLYSLGVTCLHLLTGVSPFDLYSPMEGEWVWRDFLNGNVVSNELGKILEKLASPIAKHRYQSVKEVINDLSPVNQISNLQPTVKIPQPSVTLPSVTVPSQYKKLEKLLADGKWKEADEETRRIILKLANRGIPGYLTIDNVLDIPSEDISIIDNLWVKNSNGRFGFSVQKQIYESVGGTTNYDHKIWNKFIDKVGWRKGENLLSDNEITFDIKAPKAHLPFFSVGSIWWWKVVISLYSQDDYWKAVVIVLILRS, encoded by the coding sequence ATGCGTCAATGTCTTAATCCTGACTGTCTTTTTTCTAATCCTGATAGTTTTCAATTTTGTCAAAAGTGCGGTAGTAAGTTATTGCTAAAAGAAAGATATGCACCTTTATCAATTTTAGGTCAAGGTGGTTTTGGTAGGACTTTTTTAGCGATTGATGAGGATAAACCATCAAAACCTTTTTGTGTGATTAAACAGTTTTTACCCCAAGCACAGGGAACGGATAGTATTGAAAAAGCATCCCAGTTATTTGCACAGGAAGCACAACGTTTAGAGGAGTTGGGTAAACATCCGCAAATACCTGAGTTAATGGCTTATTTTACTTATGATAATCGTCAATATTTAGTACAGGAATTTGTTAAAGGGGAAACTTTACAAACTGAGTTAGATAAAAATGGTGTGTTTTCTGAACAGCAAATTAAAAACTTATTAATAGAAGTTTTGCAAATCTTGGATTTTGTTCATAGTAAACAAGTAATTCACCGAGATATTAAACCAGAAAATATGATTCTGAGTAGTGATAAAAAGTTATTTTTAGTAGATTTTGGGGCAGCGAAAATAGTTAAACCACAGCAACGCACAGCTACAGGAACAATTATTGGAACTGCTGAATATTGCGCCCCTGAACAGTCAATAGGTAAACCATTATTTATTAGTGATTTATATAGTTTAGGGGTAACTTGTTTGCATTTATTAACAGGAGTTAGTCCGTTTGATTTATATAGTCCAATGGAAGGGGAATGGGTATGGAGAGATTTTTTAAATGGGAATGTGGTAAGTAATGAATTAGGGAAAATTTTGGAAAAATTAGCAAGTCCTATTGCTAAACATCGTTATCAATCTGTTAAGGAAGTGATTAATGATTTAAGTCCTGTAAATCAAATTTCTAATTTACAACCAACTGTGAAAATTCCTCAACCATCTGTTACTTTACCATCTGTTACTGTACCCAGTCAGTATAAAAAACTAGAAAAATTATTAGCAGATGGGAAATGGAAAGAAGCAGATGAGGAAACAAGACGGATAATATTGAAGCTTGCTAACCGGGGAATACCGGGTTATTTAACCATAGACAATGTTCTTGATATTCCAAGTGAAGACATCAGCATTATAGACAATTTATGGGTAAAGAATAGTAATGGGCGCTTTGGATTTTCTGTACAAAAGCAGATTTATGAAAGTGTGGGGGGAACAACAAATTACGACCACAAAATTTGGAATAAATTTATAGATAAGGTAGGATGGAGAAAAGGAGAAAATTTACTATCTGATAACGAGATTACCTTTGACATAAAAGCACCAAAAGCGCATCTTCCTTTTTTTTCCGTAGGTTCGATATGGTGGTGGAAAGTAGTTATTAGTTTGTATTCTCAAGATGATTACTGGAAAGCAGTTGTCATAGTTCTGATCTTGCGTTCATAA
- a CDS encoding glycosyltransferase family 4 protein, with protein MSQPTYKLLFMSTGVGALGSGLGGGIEVTLPNIVKAMQQRGHTIDIVAPAGSRSGSLPLIEIPGNTQNAAQDQKYDAEIGIPTNSVLANMWSYAYQVQGNYDLILNFSYDWLPLYLTQFFHRPVAHLISMSSLLDAMDDMIAKVATQFPHAIGVHSKTQAATFPCPDECVCLFNGLDLSLYQFCDQPGNSLGWVGRIAPEKGLEDAVAAANTLGMPLKIFGLMQNEEYWQQVRQAYPDAQIDYQGFVSTNELQAGLRECQAMLATPHWIDAFPTVGLESLACGVPVIAYSRGGLVEIVEDGKTGFLVEPDSVQGLIDAVKRVHTIDRQNCRQQAESLYSLAAMGARVEQWFEKILHR; from the coding sequence ATGAGTCAACCGACTTACAAATTATTATTTATGTCCACAGGTGTTGGTGCTTTGGGTTCAGGGTTAGGTGGTGGAATAGAAGTCACCCTCCCCAATATTGTCAAAGCAATGCAGCAAAGAGGACACACAATAGATATTGTTGCACCAGCAGGTTCTCGCAGTGGTTCGTTACCTTTGATAGAAATACCCGGAAATACACAAAATGCCGCCCAAGATCAAAAGTATGATGCAGAAATTGGCATTCCCACAAATTCAGTTTTAGCAAATATGTGGAGTTATGCTTATCAAGTACAGGGAAATTATGATCTAATTTTGAATTTTAGCTATGATTGGTTGCCATTATATTTAACGCAATTTTTTCATCGTCCAGTTGCCCATTTAATTAGTATGAGTTCTTTACTGGATGCGATGGATGATATGATTGCCAAGGTAGCAACTCAGTTTCCCCATGCTATTGGTGTTCACTCAAAAACACAAGCTGCAACTTTTCCTTGCCCTGATGAATGTGTTTGTTTATTTAATGGATTAGACTTGTCTTTGTATCAGTTTTGTGATCAACCTGGTAATAGCTTAGGTTGGGTAGGCCGCATAGCACCAGAAAAAGGTTTAGAAGATGCGGTAGCAGCAGCAAATACTTTAGGAATGCCTCTAAAAATCTTTGGTTTGATGCAAAATGAGGAATATTGGCAGCAAGTTCGTCAAGCGTATCCCGATGCACAGATAGATTACCAAGGATTTGTCTCTACAAACGAATTACAAGCGGGACTGAGGGAATGTCAAGCTATGTTAGCTACTCCCCACTGGATAGACGCTTTCCCCACTGTAGGTTTAGAATCTTTAGCTTGTGGAGTACCGGTGATTGCTTATAGTCGGGGCGGTTTAGTGGAAATAGTGGAAGATGGCAAAACTGGGTTTTTGGTTGAGCCAGATAGTGTACAAGGTTTAATAGATGCTGTTAAACGGGTACACACTATTGATCGTCAAAATTGTCGCCAGCAAGCAGAGAGTTTATATTCTTTGGCAGCAATGGGCGCTCGTGTAGAACAATGGTTTGAGAAGATTTTGCACAGATAA
- a CDS encoding class I SAM-dependent methyltransferase, translating to MPSVQENLNKWSNYDWKDQGNEWSSSWGGTDNCFFGTIHPRIKTFIPETKTGTTILEIAPGFGRWTQYLKDYCQDLIIVDLTEKCIAACQERFADCSHITYHVNDGKSLTMIEDESIDFIFSFDSLVHVEKDVIKSYLQQIALKLKPNGVGFIHHSNLGNYLNPATGKLEVENIHWRAESMSAKLFEQYSQEAGLQCFHQEIVNWCGDILCDCFSLITPKNSQWSQPNHVIENPNFGAEAQRLRQVS from the coding sequence ATGCCTAGTGTTCAGGAAAACTTAAATAAATGGTCTAACTACGATTGGAAAGATCAGGGTAATGAATGGTCAAGTTCATGGGGTGGAACGGATAACTGTTTTTTTGGAACTATACATCCGCGAATTAAAACCTTTATTCCTGAGACAAAAACAGGAACAACAATATTAGAAATAGCTCCTGGTTTTGGACGTTGGACACAATATTTAAAGGATTATTGTCAAGATTTAATTATCGTAGATTTAACTGAAAAGTGTATTGCCGCTTGTCAAGAACGCTTTGCAGATTGTTCTCACATTACATATCATGTCAATGATGGAAAATCATTAACCATGATTGAAGATGAATCTATTGATTTCATTTTTAGTTTTGATTCCTTAGTCCATGTGGAAAAAGATGTCATTAAATCCTATTTACAACAGATAGCCCTGAAACTTAAACCCAATGGTGTAGGATTTATCCATCATTCTAACTTGGGCAATTATCTCAATCCCGCTACTGGAAAGCTAGAGGTAGAAAACATTCATTGGCGAGCAGAAAGCATGAGTGCTAAACTATTTGAGCAATACTCCCAAGAGGCTGGCTTACAATGTTTTCACCAAGAAATAGTTAATTGGTGTGGCGATATTTTGTGTGATTGCTTTTCCTTAATTACACCAAAAAACTCTCAATGGAGTCAACCCAATCATGTAATTGAAAATCCGAATTTTGGTGCAGAAGCTCAACGTTTACGCCAAGTATCATAA
- the hemE gene encoding uroporphyrinogen decarboxylase: MGVSSTVPLLLRAARGEKVDRPPVWMMRQAGRYMKAYRDLREKYPSFRERSEIPEVAIEVSLQPWRAFQPDGVILFSDIVTPLPGMGIDMDIAEGKGPIIFSPIRTQAQIDNLRPLEPATALPFIKTILGSLRQEVGDKSTVLGFVGAPWTLAAYAVEGKGSKTYSIIKNMAFSDPKILHQLLTKLAESIAEYVRYQIDCGAQVVQMFDSWAGQLSPQDYDTFALPYQKMVFDLVKKTHPDTPLILLVTGSAGLLERMATSGADILTIDWTVDMADARRRLGKDVKVQGNLDPGVLFGSKEFIRDRILDTVRKAGDWGHILNLGHGVLPETPEENVAHFFETAKNLNALV, translated from the coding sequence ATGGGTGTTTCCTCAACAGTTCCTCTCCTCCTTCGGGCTGCACGCGGTGAAAAAGTAGATCGTCCCCCTGTATGGATGATGCGACAAGCGGGGCGCTATATGAAAGCGTATCGGGACTTGCGGGAGAAATATCCTTCTTTTCGGGAACGCTCAGAAATTCCTGAAGTTGCGATCGAAGTTTCCCTGCAACCTTGGAGAGCTTTTCAACCCGACGGCGTAATTTTGTTTTCCGATATTGTCACCCCCCTACCAGGGATGGGTATTGACATGGATATTGCGGAAGGGAAGGGACCGATTATTTTTTCGCCCATTCGCACTCAAGCACAAATTGATAACTTGCGTCCCCTAGAACCAGCAACTGCTTTACCGTTTATTAAGACCATTTTGGGGTCTTTACGCCAAGAAGTCGGCGATAAGTCAACGGTTTTGGGTTTTGTGGGCGCTCCTTGGACTTTGGCGGCCTATGCGGTGGAAGGTAAGGGTTCTAAAACCTATTCCATCATTAAAAACATGGCTTTCTCAGATCCCAAAATTCTGCATCAGCTATTAACTAAGTTGGCTGAATCTATTGCTGAATATGTGCGCTATCAAATTGATTGTGGCGCTCAAGTGGTGCAAATGTTTGATTCTTGGGCGGGACAATTAAGCCCCCAAGATTATGATACCTTTGCTTTGCCTTACCAAAAAATGGTGTTTGATTTGGTGAAAAAGACTCATCCTGACACACCGTTAATTTTGTTAGTGACTGGTAGTGCAGGACTTTTAGAAAGAATGGCTACCTCTGGTGCAGATATCCTCACCATTGACTGGACTGTGGATATGGCAGATGCACGCAGAAGACTAGGTAAGGACGTAAAAGTACAGGGTAATCTTGATCCGGGTGTGTTGTTTGGTTCTAAAGAATTTATCCGCGATCGCATTTTGGACACCGTTCGCAAAGCCGGCGACTGGGGACATATTCTTAATTTGGGACATGGTGTATTACCAGAAACACCAGAAGAAAATGTCGCTCATTTCTTTGAAACTGCCAAAAACCTCAACGCTTTGGTTTAG
- a CDS encoding HNH endonuclease, which yields MSKYIPSALRKLVYDRAKGCCEYCLIPEIATLSPHEIDHIIAEKHDGLTEADNLALCCVLCNKHKGSDIASIDPVTKLLTSLYNPRQDNWHEHFQLNGAEFMPLTAVGRITVKLLQINRIDRLKERELLVQAGILKPPVE from the coding sequence ATGAGTAAATATATCCCATCTGCTCTGAGGAAATTAGTTTATGATCGTGCTAAAGGCTGTTGTGAGTATTGTTTAATTCCTGAAATTGCGACCTTATCTCCTCATGAAATAGATCACATTATTGCTGAAAAACATGATGGTTTAACAGAAGCTGATAACCTAGCTCTTTGTTGTGTTTTGTGCAATAAACACAAAGGTAGTGATATAGCATCAATTGATCCAGTAACAAAACTATTGACTTCATTATATAATCCACGTCAAGATAATTGGCATGAACATTTTCAATTAAATGGTGCTGAATTTATGCCTTTAACAGCAGTAGGAAGAATCACGGTAAAATTATTACAAATTAATCGTATTGATAGATTAAAAGAACGGGAATTACTTGTACAAGCTGGTATATTAAAACCACCAGTAGAATAG
- a CDS encoding class I SAM-dependent methyltransferase, which produces MITPPIPSFLNSFWEDAFSLKQHLQEFLSLDEQTLESKLAAGQKEMAELGHKDFDWEKATAFYQDQVKNEYLFELGAWHLNSHDYIGNTLLLIAKYAQGRVLDFGGGIGTHAIGAALSPNVKEVFYFDINPINCEFVEYRAKQLGLDKKIILCQEMPSSEMFDTIVCFDVLEHLPDPIQQLLTFHQSLDDAGKIIMNWYFFKGFNQEYPFHHDEPELLDRFFQTLQTKFVEVFHPYLITARCYRKWS; this is translated from the coding sequence ATGATCACACCACCTATTCCATCTTTTTTAAATAGCTTTTGGGAAGATGCTTTTAGTTTAAAGCAACATCTTCAGGAATTTTTAAGTTTGGATGAGCAAACATTAGAAAGTAAATTAGCTGCTGGTCAAAAAGAAATGGCTGAGTTAGGCCATAAAGATTTTGACTGGGAAAAAGCTACAGCTTTCTATCAGGATCAGGTAAAAAATGAGTATCTTTTTGAGCTTGGAGCATGGCATTTAAACAGTCATGATTATATTGGTAATACTTTACTATTAATTGCCAAATATGCCCAAGGTAGGGTATTAGATTTTGGTGGGGGAATTGGTACTCATGCTATTGGTGCTGCACTTTCGCCAAATGTTAAAGAGGTGTTTTATTTTGATATTAATCCGATTAATTGCGAGTTTGTCGAATATCGAGCTAAACAATTAGGGTTAGACAAGAAAATAATTTTGTGTCAAGAAATGCCTAGTTCAGAAATGTTTGATACTATTGTTTGTTTTGATGTTTTAGAACATTTACCAGATCCTATTCAACAATTACTTACATTCCATCAGTCTTTAGATGATGCAGGAAAAATCATTATGAATTGGTATTTCTTTAAAGGTTTTAATCAAGAATATCCTTTTCACCATGATGAACCAGAATTGCTAGATAGGTTTTTTCAGACATTACAAACTAAATTTGTAGAAGTTTTTCATCCTTATTTAATTACTGCTCGTTGTTATCGCAAATGGAGTTAA
- a CDS encoding NAD-dependent epimerase/dehydratase family protein yields MTKQRILITGASGCIGHYISETLIKNTEHELYLLVRNPNKLQINTTARPGVTILQGDMLEINKFSNLLKTIDTAVLTATSWGGDKIFDINVNKTIELMNLLNPERCQQVIYFSTASVLNHENQPLKEAGEIGTDYISSKYDCLHKIEHLEIYPKITTVFPTLVLGGDDQKPYSHLTSGIPEVTKYINIIRFLQADGSFHFIHGQDIATVIQYLIDYPPQTGDPRRFVLGQSGLTVNQAIEEVCQYLNKKIYFRIPLSLGLANVIIKIFRIQMAAWDRFCMNYRYFTYSNAINPASFDLPNYCATMSDVLKISGVKSGK; encoded by the coding sequence ATGACTAAACAAAGAATATTAATCACAGGTGCAAGCGGCTGTATCGGTCATTATATCAGCGAAACATTAATCAAAAACACAGAACACGAATTATATTTATTAGTTAGAAACCCCAACAAACTACAAATTAACACCACAGCACGTCCAGGAGTCACAATTTTACAAGGTGATATGCTGGAAATTAACAAATTTTCCAACTTATTAAAAACCATAGACACCGCAGTTTTAACCGCCACTTCTTGGGGTGGAGATAAAATTTTTGATATTAATGTCAACAAAACCATAGAATTAATGAACCTGTTAAACCCGGAAAGATGTCAACAGGTAATTTATTTTTCAACTGCTAGTGTTTTAAATCACGAAAATCAACCATTAAAAGAAGCAGGAGAAATAGGAACAGATTATATTAGTTCTAAATATGATTGTTTACATAAAATTGAACATTTAGAGATTTACCCGAAAATTACTACCGTTTTTCCTACTTTGGTTTTAGGTGGAGATGATCAAAAACCCTATTCTCATTTAACATCGGGTATTCCTGAAGTTACCAAATATATTAATATCATTCGTTTTTTACAAGCTGATGGTAGTTTTCATTTTATTCATGGTCAAGATATTGCCACAGTTATACAGTATTTAATTGATTATCCACCACAAACAGGAGATCCGAGAAGATTTGTTTTAGGTCAATCTGGGTTAACAGTAAATCAAGCAATAGAAGAAGTTTGTCAATATTTAAATAAAAAGATTTATTTCCGCATTCCTTTATCTTTGGGTTTAGCGAATGTGATTATTAAAATATTTAGGATTCAAATGGCAGCTTGGGATAGATTTTGTATGAATTATCGCTATTTTACTTATTCTAATGCGATTAATCCGGCAAGTTTTGATTTACCAAATTATTGTGCAACGATGAGTGATGTGTTAAAAATTAGTGGGGTGAAAAGTGGCAAATAA